The genome window GCGCATCGCCTACCTCGAGACGATCACGGCATCGACCGAGGCGCACGGCCGCCACAAGAAGCAGACCGGCGGGCACGGGCAGTTCGGTGACTGCAAGATTCGGATGGAGCCGCTGCCGCGTGGCGCCGACTTCGAGTTCGTCGACGACATCTTCGGGGGCTCGATTCCACGCCAGTTCGTGCCGGCCGTCGAGAAGGGCATCCAGGACGCGCGCCAGCGTGGCTACCTCGCCGGCTACCCCGTTGTCGATTTCAAGGTGTCGGTGTACGACGGCTCGTTCCACCCGGTCGACTCGAACGAACTGTCGTTCAAGATGGCGGGGTCGCTGGCGTTCAAGGACGCGATGTCACGCGCGCGGCCGACGATCCTCGAGCCGGTCATGAACGTCGAGGTCTACGCGCCGAGCGAGTACGCCGGCGACCTCATGGGCGACATCAACGGACGGCGTGGACGCATCGCGGGGATGGACTCGCGGGGCACGACGACCATCATCCGCGCCCAGGTACCGATGGCCGAGATGCTGACCTACGAGCAGCAACTCACGTCGGCCACGGGCGGGCGCGGGTCGTACCAGATGGAGTTCTCGCACTACGAGGAGGTGCCAGCGCACCTGCAGTCGAAGATCGTGGCTGCCGCGAAGGCGGAGCGCGGCGACCAGGCGGCCGAGGCCGAGTAGCACGATTGCCGTACGCGACAACGCCACGACCCTGCCGTCCCCTCGGTGCCCGGGGTCCGCGGTCTCGTGGCGTCGTCGTGTACGCCGCGCCCCCGGCAGGACGTGCGACGCTGGCCCCTATTCGGCGGCGTCGCTCTTCTTGCGAGTGGCCCTCTTCTTCGCGGCAGGCTTCTCGCCCGCTTCGGCCCGGGCCTCGGCCTTCTTGCCGCGCAGACGGCTCGCCGCTGCGCGCAGCCGGCCGCCGACGCCCTTTGGCGTGGGCGCCGCTGCCACCTCGTCGGTGTCCTTCTCGAGGTTCGGGTTGTACTCGCTGCCGACGAGCTCGATCTGGGCGACCTCGGCGCTGTCTCCGCGCCGGAAGCCGAGGCGGAGGATTCGGGTGTAGCCCCCGGGCCGGCCCGCGAACCTCGGCGCGAGCGTCTCGAACAGCTTGCCCACCACCTTCTCGTTGTGGATGTCCTGCGCGACGAGCCGGCGGGCGAAGAGCGCCTTCGGCGTGCGTTCGCCCTCGGCGAGGCCCCGCTTGGCCACCGTGATGAGGCGCTCGACGAACGGCCGCAGCTCCTTCGCCTTGGGCACGGTCGTCTCGATGCGCTCGTGACGGAGGAGGGCCTCCGCCTGGTTGC of Acidobacteriota bacterium contains these proteins:
- the rplQ gene encoding 50S ribosomal protein L17 — its product is MRHRVAHRKLGRVTEHRLALLRNQAEALLRHERIETTVPKAKELRPFVERLITVAKRGLAEGERTPKALFARRLVAQDIHNEKVVGKLFETLAPRFAGRPGGYTRILRLGFRRGDSAEVAQIELVGSEYNPNLEKDTDEVAAAPTPKGVGGRLRAAASRLRGKKAEARAEAGEKPAAKKRATRKKSDAAE